One window of the Ideonella sp. WA131b genome contains the following:
- a CDS encoding amidase — protein sequence MIHDPAHAFVPYPAAPVPSAGTGPLAGLTFAAKDLFDVAGYPTGGGSPIVLAMSGIKTRTAPTVQRLLDAGARFVGKTVTDELAFSMNGQNAHFGSPINGAAPQRISGGSSSGSASAVSNRLCDLALGTDTGGSVRAPASHCGLLGLRPTHGRVSLHGALDLAPSFDTCGWFTRDAQTFARVADVLLGADPVPAPTRLLWPTDLWALLAPAAEPTARAAAERAQTVLGRAEPMTVVLESLDAMYWHFRHLQGREAWTTDGPLIERYAPPLGPGVAERFAFSRGVTDAQVAEATAFRARFTAHLEALLGTDGVLLLPTMPDIAPLRSDTDAALEDYRNRAIRLLCAAGLAGLPQLSLPLAGRDGAPMGLSLLGPRGSDRALVAMAERLEAATG from the coding sequence ATGATCCACGACCCCGCCCACGCCTTCGTGCCCTATCCCGCCGCGCCCGTGCCCTCGGCCGGCACCGGCCCGCTCGCGGGGCTCACCTTCGCGGCGAAGGATCTGTTCGACGTCGCCGGCTACCCCACCGGCGGCGGCAGCCCCATCGTGCTGGCGATGTCGGGCATCAAGACGCGCACCGCGCCCACCGTGCAGCGGCTGCTCGACGCGGGTGCGCGATTCGTGGGCAAGACGGTCACCGACGAGCTGGCCTTCAGCATGAACGGCCAGAACGCGCACTTCGGCTCCCCCATCAACGGCGCGGCGCCGCAGCGGATCAGCGGCGGTTCGTCGTCGGGCTCGGCCTCGGCGGTGTCGAACCGCCTGTGCGACCTTGCCTTGGGCACCGACACCGGCGGCAGCGTGCGCGCGCCGGCCAGCCACTGCGGCCTGCTGGGCCTGCGGCCCACGCACGGGCGTGTGAGCCTGCATGGCGCGCTCGATCTCGCCCCCAGTTTCGACACCTGCGGCTGGTTCACGCGCGACGCGCAGACCTTCGCCCGCGTGGCCGACGTGCTGCTGGGCGCCGACCCCGTGCCCGCCCCGACGCGGCTGCTGTGGCCCACCGACCTGTGGGCGCTGCTGGCCCCCGCGGCCGAGCCCACCGCGCGGGCGGCGGCCGAGCGCGCGCAGACCGTGCTGGGCCGTGCCGAGCCGATGACGGTGGTGCTGGAATCGCTCGACGCGATGTACTGGCATTTCCGCCACCTGCAGGGCCGCGAGGCCTGGACGACCGACGGCCCGCTCATCGAACGCTACGCACCGCCGCTGGGCCCCGGGGTGGCCGAGCGATTCGCGTTCAGCCGCGGCGTGACGGACGCGCAAGTGGCCGAGGCGACGGCCTTCCGTGCTCGGTTCACGGCGCACCTGGAGGCGCTGCTGGGCACCGACGGCGTGCTGCTGCTGCCCACCATGCCCGACATCGCGCCGCTGCGCAGTGACACCGACGCAGCCCTCGAGGACTACCGCAACCGCGCCATCCGGCTGCTGTGCGCGGCGGGGCTGGCCGGGTTGCCGCAACTGAGCCTGCCGCTGGCGGGCCGCGACGGCGCGCCGATGGGGCTGAGCCTGCTCGGCCCCCGCGGAAGCGACCGCGCGTTGGTCGCGATGGCCGAGCGGCTGGAGGCGGCGACAGGCTGA